A genomic window from Camelina sativa cultivar DH55 chromosome 2, Cs, whole genome shotgun sequence includes:
- the LOC104743932 gene encoding uncharacterized protein LOC104743932 encodes MSLSLPSRYALFSGSTPVRISKSNLCFAVSAVQISRRNSISLPQPILLRHVISTRSNLEIDRDCRAHASSIGSYEDSSSADANSDGFDLGSFVSFAEALCILSSAVISVVLAVNYVVVGEIGKKVLSLGFVGLVGSVATGSWLRRRQWMRICKGARESEGTNLIRRLEKLEEDLKSSTTIVRVLSRHLEKLGIRFRVTRKALKEPISETAALAQKNSEATRVLAAQQEILEKELGEIQKVLLAMQDQQRKQLELILTIAKSSKLFESSSSKQAPNEQKANKAAEEPSTPKQVLVQ; translated from the exons ATGTCCTTATCGCTTCCTTCCCGATACGCTCTCTTCTCAGGGTCGACTCCTGTTCGCATCAGCAAGAGCAACCTCTGCTTCGCCGTCTCCGCCGTACAAATTTCTCGCCGGAATTCTATATCGTTGCCTCAGCCTATCCTCCTCCGTCACGTCATCTCTACCCGGTCTAATTTGGAGATCGATCGAGATTGTAGAGCTCATGCGTCTTCTATCGGATCATACGAAGACAGCTCTTCTGCAGACGCCAATTCCGATGGATTCGATTTGGGGAGCTTTGTTTCATTCGCGGAGGCGCTTTGTATTCTATCATCCGCCGTGATTTCGGTGGTTCTCGCGGTGAATTACGTGGTGGTTGGTGAAATTGGGAAAAAGGTTTTGTCTTTAGGTTTCGTTGGATTGGTTGGTTCAGTCGCCACTGGTTCGTGGCTTAGACGACGGCAATGGATGAGGATTTGCAAAGGAGCGAGAGAGAGTGAAGGGACGAATTTGATTCGAAGGTTGGAGAAACTTGAAGAGGATTTAAAAAGCTCGACCACCATTGTTAGAGTTCTTTCTAGGCATCTGGAGAAGCTTGGGATTCGGTTTCGGGTCACCCGTAAAGCTCTGAAGGAACCCATTTCTGAG ACTGCAGCTTTGGCTCAGAAGAATTCTGAGGCCACAAGGGTATTAGCTGCACAACAAGAGATATTAGAGAAGGAGCTAGGCGAAATTCAGAAGGTTCTGCTCGCTATGCAG GACCAACAGCGAAAGCAACTCGAGCTAATTCTTACAATCGCAAAGAGCAGCAAGCTGTTTGAGAGCAGTAGTAGCAAGCAAGCGCCTAACGAGCAGAAAGCCAATAAAGCAGCAGAGGAACCCTCAACACCTAAACAAGTATTGGTTCAATAA
- the LOC104743942 gene encoding probable LRR receptor-like serine/threonine-protein kinase At5g65240: MALAFITTALVLFTSLWSPVSPDAQGNALFALRSSLRASPEQLSDWNQNQVDPCTWSQVICEDKKHVSSVTLSYMNFSSGTLSSGIGILTTLKTLTLKGNGIMGGIPESIGNLSSLTSLDLEDNQLTGHIPSTLGNLKNLQFLTLSRNNLNGTIPNSITGLSKLINILLDSNNLTGEIPQSLFKTSKYNFTANNLTCDGTYPQPCVTVSNPSGGSSSKTGIIAGVVSGIAVILLGLLMFFFCKDKHKGYKRDVFVDVAGEVDRRIAFGQLRRFAWRELQLATDEFNEKNVLGQGGFGKVYKGVLSDGTKVAVKRLTDFERPGGDEAFQREVEMISVAVHRNLLRLIGFCTTQTERLLVYPFMQNLSVAYFLREIKPGDPILDWFRRKQIALGAARGLEYLHEHCNPKIIHRDVKAANVLLDEDFEAVVGDFGLAKLVDVRRTNVTTQVRGTMGHIAPECISTGKSSEKTDVFGYGIMLLELVTGQRAIDFSRLEEEDDVLLLDHVKKLEREKRLGDIVDKKLEEDYVTEEVETMIQVALLCTQAAPEERPAMSEVVRMLEGEGLAERWEEWQNLEVTRQEEFQRLQRRFDWGEDSINNQDAIELSGGR, encoded by the exons ATGGCTCTGGCTTTTATTACTACTGCCTTGGTGTTGTTTACATCTTTATGGTCACCTGTCTCACCAGATGCTCAAG GGAATGCGTTGTTTGCGTTGAGGAGCTCGTTACGTGCATCCCCTGAACAGCTAAGTGATTGGAACCAGAATCAAGTTGATCCTTGTACTTGGTCTCAAGTTATATGTGAGGACAAGAAACATGTCTCTTCTGT TACACTGTCTTACATGAACTTCTCGTCCGGAACCTTGTCTTCAGGGATAGGAATCTTGACAACCCTCAAGACTCT TACATTGAAAGGAAATGGAATTATGGGTGGAATACCAGAATCCATTGGAAATCTATCTAGCTTGACCAGCTTGGATTTGGAGGATAATCAGTTAACTGGTCACATACCATCCACTCTCGGCAATCTCAAGAATCTTCAGTTCTT GACCCTGAGTAGGAATAACTTAAACGGGACTATCCCAAATTCAATTACGGGCCTATCAAAACTGATAAATAT TCTGCTCGACTCAAATAATCTCACCGGTGAGATTCCTCAGAGTTtattcaaaacttcaaaatacaA TTTCACAGCAAACAACTTGACTTGTGATGGCACTTACCCTCAACCTTGTGTAACAGTGTCGAATCCTTCAG GTGGTTCAAGCAGTAAGACTGGAATTATCGCTGGAGTTGTTAGCGGTATCGCAGTTATTCTCCTTGGACTCTTGATGTTTTTCTTCTGCAAGGATAAGCATAAAGGATATAAACGTGATGTGTTTGTGGATGTTGCAG GTGAAGTGGACAGAAGGATTGCGTTTGGACAGTTGAGAAGATTTGCATGGAGAGAGCTTCAATTGGCTACAGATGAGTTCAACGAAAAGAATGTTCTCGGACAAGGAGGCTTTGGGAAAGTTTACAAAGGAGTGCTTTCGGATGGCACGAAAGTGGCTGTGAAAAGATTGACTGATTTTGAACGTCCAGGAGGAGACGAAGCTTTCCAGAGAGAAGTTGAGATGATAAGTGTAGCTGTTCATAGGAATCTGCTTCGTCTTATCGGCTTTTGCACAACACAAACCGAACGTCTTTTGGTGTATCCTTTCATGCAGAATCTAAGTGTTGCATATTTCTTAAGAg AGATTAAACCTGGTGATCCAATTCTGGACTGGTTCAGGAGGAAGCAGATTGCGCTAGGCGCAGCACGAGGACTTGAATACCTTCATGAACATTGCAACCCGAAGATCATACACCGAGATGTGAAAGCTGCAAATGTGTTACTAGATGAAGACTTTGAAGCAGTGGTTGGTGACTTTGGTTTAGCCAAGTTGGTAGATGTTAGAAGAACCAATGTGACCACTCAGGTCCGTGGGACAATGGGTCACATTGCACCTGAATGTATATCCACAGGGAAATCATCAGAGAAAACTGACGTTTTCGGGTATGGAATTATGCTTCTAGAGCTTGTAACTGGACAAAGAGCGATTGATTTCTCGCGgctagaggaagaagatgatgtcttATTGCTAGACCAT gtgaAGAAActggaaagagagaagagattagGAGACATTGTAGataagaagcttgaagaagatTATGTGACAGAAGAAGTTGAAACGATGATACAAGTTGCATTGCTATGCACACAAGCAGCACCGGAGGAACGACCAGCGATGTCTGAAGTTGTAAGGATGCTTGAAGGAGAAGGGCTTGCAGAGAGATGGGAGGAATGGCAGAATCTTGAAGTCACTAGGCAAGAAGAGTTTCAAAGGTTGCAGAGGAGATTTGATTGGGGTGAAGATTCCATTAATAATCAAGATGCCATCGAATTATCTGGTGGAAGATAG
- the LOC104744064 gene encoding putative cullin-like protein 2 — MITSQKLISVELTTDTRRMVLNFEEGWLSLEEGITELIRNIERECEPALNPQQHLNLYTIIYNMCIQKNSDYYSQQLYEKYRQVIEDYTIQTVLPSLREKHGEDMLRELVRRWKNHVILLNWLGKVFRYIDRYYVCRRAIPFPTLGKVGLKCFCDLVYCEMHSTAKEAVLALIHKEREGEEIDRELVKSVLDIYVENGMGTLEKYEEDFENFLLQDTASYYSCKVSRWIQEDSCSDYMLKSEECLENERERVTHYLHSSTEPRLVEAVKEAFDVILKKDGGSEKLA; from the exons ATGATAACCTCACAAAAGCTAATCTCTGTTGAGCTTACAACAGATACGCGAAGGATGGTCCTTAACTTTGAGGAAGGATGGTTGTCCTTGGAGGAAGGTATTACCGAGCTGATAAGGAATATAGAAAGAGAGTGTGAACCAGCACTTAACCCTCAGCAACATCTGAATCTTTACAC GATTATCTACAATATGTGTATCCAGAAAAACAGTGATTATTACTCACAGCAGCTTTATGAAAAGTATCGTCAAGTAATTGAAGATTATACTATCCAAACG GTGTTGCCATCCTTAAGGGAGAAGCATGGTGAAGATATGCTAAGAGAACTTGTTAGGAGGTGGAAGAACCATGTTATTCTGTTGAATTGGTTGGGCAAGGTCTTCCGTTATATTGACAGATACTATGTTTGTCGGAGAGCCATCCCATTCCCAACACTAGGAAAAGTTGGCTTGAAATGTTTCTGCGACCTG GTTTATTGTGAGATGCACTCCACTGCCAAAGAAGCTGTATTAGCACTT ATTCATAAAGAACGTGAGGGCGAAGAGATTGATAGGGAACTAGTGAAAAGTGTATTAGATATCTATGTGGAGAATGGGATGGGAACTTTGGAAAAATATGAAGAGGATTTTGAAAACTTCTTGCTTCAAGATACTGCTTCTTACTATTCTTGCAAGGTGTCAAGGTGGATCCAGGAGGATTCTTGTTCTGATTACATGCTAAAG TCTGAGGAGTGTCTAGAAAATGAGAGGGAGAGAGTCACTCACTATCTCCATTCAAGCACTGAACCCAGACTAGTTGAA GCCGTGAAAGAGGCATTTGATGTAATCTTAAAGAAGGATGGAGGAAGTGAGAAGCTAGCTTAA